A segment of the Lactobacillus sp. ESL0700 genome:
AGGTACGGGTCATCACCAAATAAGTGCCATGATTTAGTCATGTCAATCATGCTTTCGTCGATTGAATAAACGTGAATGTCCTCCTCTGCCGCGTACTTACGAAAAATCTGCAAGACCTGCATACTGCGCTTGATATAGAGGTTCATGTGCGGCTCGACTAGCATTAAATCTGGCGCCTGCTTTTTAGATGGCAAATCACGCGCACGCATCACATTAGTTAAACCGTATTTTTTCTTAGCCAACGGTGACGCTGCCATAATTAGGCCCGAACCAAATTTAGTATCTGGTTGGTGCGACAAAACTGCTAAAACAGCCTTCATCGGATTAAGACCTAGCCGGATCGCCTCGCAACTAGCAAAGAACGACTTGTTATCAATCATAAAAATTACGCGATGTGGCTCATAGCAATAATCATACATAGTGACACTTCCTTATTGCAAACATTTGTTCGCTATTAATTAAAACTATTATACGAACTTTTGTTCGAACAATCAAGAACAAGTGCGGAGTAATTAACGTTTTTTGTTCAACATTCTTATATTTCTAAACTTAACGCAAAAGACACAATCCGAAAAAATTCAGATTGTGTCTTCTTATTTAATAGCCATGATTGTTACTTGGTATTCCCCTGCTGGAGCTGCCACAGTTACCGTTGTATTTACCGATTGCTTCATAATTGCCTGACCTAGCGGCGAGTCAAATGCCACTTTACCCTCGTCTAAGTTAGCTTCCATGCGACCAACGATGCGGTATTCTTCGGTTTCATCATCACCAGCAAACTTTAATGTCACTTTTTTTCCTAAGTCAACCTTGCCATTATCGGTCTTTTCCACAATTTCGGCATACTTTAATTGCTTATCCAAGTAACGCAACCTGCTTTGCAAGTGCCCCAGGTCGCGTTTGGCCTCCGTGTATTCGGTATTTTCGGATAAATCACCTAGACTGCGTGCCTCCTGCAAAATCTTAATTCTGCGGGGGCGATCCTTTTTTAAATCAGCAATTTCATCCTTAATTTTTTGGTAGCCTTCCGGTGTCATTTTTTGATAATAAACCACAAATATTACTCCTCTAGTTTTTTGATTTAAAATTATCCACAAGCAAAATAGCTAGTCATAGCAAGCTTTCTTTCTTAAATTTAGCACTCTAAAATTAAGAGTGCTAAATATTTCCATTTTTCAAATCTGCCTACTATAATAATCAGTGTAAGGAAGAAATGAAAGTCTTCTTTACCAATAATTTAATTTTTGAAAGGAAGTTTTTACTATGGCACAAGATTTAACGAATCGTCACAATAACTTATTTGACGCAATGAATGATTGGTTTGACCTTCCACAGAAATTTTTTGATGATAACGAAATGGCAAAATTAATGCAGGCTGATGTTGCTGAAAACGACAAGAACTATGTTGTTAAAGTTGACATGCCCGGTATGGACAAGGAAAAGATTAATTTAAACTACAGTAACGGGATTTTGAGCGTATCCGGCTCTAGAAAATCATTCAAAGATTTGTCTAAAGATGACAGCATTATCCACCGCGAAAGAAGCGAAGGACACATTTCTCGTAGCTTTAGATTACCAAATGTAGTTGCAAGTGAGATTCATGCAAAGTATGATAAAGGTGTATTGACTATCACCCTGCCAAAGCAAAATGCTGGCAGCAATGATAACTCGATTTCAATCGATTAACTTATTATTATACTTGCAAGAAGTCTCAGATAAGTTGCCAATACAAGTAATTCTCTAAAACGAGTTCAGCTATTGAACTCGTTTTTCTTTTGCCCTAAAATATTTATTAATAATTAATTAAAAAAGGAGCATTATTTAATGAACCATCAACTCTCATTTCAAGAATTGGCAAAATATTCTGCTGACTTCAACAAGCAACCACAAAATCAGGTTATTGCCCGTGCTGCCCAAAAGAGTGGCATTTTCGCGGCTTCCTATAATGAACAAAAAGCCAGCAATGACCTTAACCGCGTCTTCTCAACAGAACTTGATGTCGGCCAAGTTACAGCACAAAAGCATTCCGGACGCTGCTGGGAATTTGCTGCTCTCAATGTTTTGCGTCACTACTTTGGTAAAAAGTACCACACCAAAGATTTTACTTTCTCACAAAGTTATAATTTTTTCTGGGATAAAATCGAACGCGCCAATATTTTTTATAACAACATTATTAAAACGGCGGACCAAGACCTCGACTCACGAACTGTGCGCAAGTATCTGGCAAGTGCTGGTCAAGACGGCGGCCATTGGCAATTAGCTGCTGCTTTAGTGCAAAAGTACGGCGTCGTCCCAAGTTACGCAATGCCAGAAAGCTTCAACGCCAACAATACCGATGCTTTGAAGATGGCTCTAGGCAAAAAAATGCGCAAGGATGCTTTAGTATTGCGCCAATTAAAGCAAGCTGGTAAAGACACCGAGGCTGCAGAAGCACAAGACCACTTTTTAAGTGAAATTTACCGCATGACGGCGATTGCTGTTGGCGAGCCACCCAAGAAATTCGACTTAGAATACCGTGATGACAATAAAAAGTATCACTTAGATAAGGACCTAACGCCGCAAATATTCTACCAAAAGTATCTTGGCGACCTCGACTTAGACGACTACGTTGTCTTAACAAATTCACCTAACCATGAATATAACAAATTGTACGGCTATTCTGCCGATAATAATGTGGCTGGCTTATGCGAAATTAAGCTACTCAACGTCCCGATGACCTACCTTGCAGACGCAACAATTAAGCAGCTCAAGGATGACGAAGCAGTCTGGTTTGGCAACGATGTTTTGCACGAATTAGACCGGCCGCAAGGATACCTCGACTCGCAACTTTACCAAATGGGCAGCCTCTTTGATGTTGACTTAAAGATGTCCAAGGCTGATCGCTTGCGAACAGGCGAAGCTAACTTCTCACACGCCATGACTTTTGTTGGTGTTGATGAAGATCAAGGCGAAGTGCGCCGCTGGAAAGTTGAAAACTCTTGGGGCGACCAAGTTGGTAAGAACGGCTACTTTGTGATGAGCAATGACTGGTTTAACGACTACGTTTATGAAGTTGCTGTTCACAAAAAGTATTTGACACCAGAACAACTGGCTCTAGCAGAAGGCCCAATTGCCGAAGATTTGCCAGTTTGGGACCCATTAGGCTAATAAATAAAAAACTGAGTTCAGCAATTGAACTCGGTTTTCTTTTAGCTTAAAATTAAAGAGTAATTCAAAAAAGATTAAAAAGGGAGAACAGAAATGGGACACAAATTAACTGTGCAAGAACTCGAAAAGTTCGCTGACAACTTTAACGAGAATCCGAAAAACCAAGTCGTTGCTCGCGCTGCTCAAAAGAGCGGTGTTCAGATGGCTTCATATAATGAACGCGTACAAGGTGAATTGACCCGGGTCTTTTCAACAGAATTAGATACGGAAAATGTCACTAACCAGCGCCAATCTGGTCGTTGCTGGGAATTTGCGACGCTAAATATTTTGCGCCACAACTTTGGTAAAAAATACCACGTTAAAAATTTCACCTTCTCACAAAGTTACAACTTTTTCTGGGATAAAATTGAGCGCGCCAATATTTTTTACGACAACATTTTAGCCACTGCAGATGAGCCACTCGACTCACGGACTGTTAAGGCTTATTTAAATGATGCCGGCGAAGATGGCGGTCAATTCCACATGGCTGCAGCATTAATTAAAAAATATGGTGTAGTGCCAACATACGCAATGCCAGAAAGTTTCAACACTAATAACACGAATGCCTTTGCTAAAGCCTTAGGTGACAAAATGCGCAAGGATGCCTTAGTATTACGCGACTTAAAGCAAGCTGGCAAGGATGAAGAAATTGAAGAAAAACGGCAAGAATTCTTAAGTGAAGTTTACCAAATGACAGCAATTGCTGTTGGTGAGCCACCAAAGAAATTTGACTTGGAATACCGTGATGACAATAAAAAGTATCACTTGGATAAGGACTTAACACCGCTTGAATTTTTACATAAATATATGGGCGACGTTGACTTTGACGACTATGTTGTTTTAACTAACGCTCCTGACCATGAATACGGCAAATTATACGGCTTACCATTTGAAGATAACGTTGAGGGTTCCTACCGGATTAAGTTCCTGAACGTCCCAATGGAATATCTTGAGCAAGCTTCTGTTGCCCAATTAAAAGATGGCGAAGCCGTTTGGTTTGGTAATGATGTTGGCGAGCAAAGCGACCGTAAGCAAGGCTACCTTGACACCAACTTGTACCAGTTAGACGACTTGTTTGGTATTGATTCCAAGATGTCCAAGGCCGACCAACTGCGCACTGGTGCTGCTGCCTCAACGCATGCCATGACCTTGGTTGGTGTTGATGAGGATAACGGCCACATTCGCCAATGGAAAGTTGAAAATTCCTGGGGCGAAAAGAACGGCGACAAAGGATTCTTTGTAATGACTAATGACTGGTTTAAGCAATATACTTATGAAGTTGTTGTTCACAAGAAGTACCTAACGCCAGAGCAAGTTGCTTTAGCTGAAGGCCCAATCACTGACTTGCCAGTTTGGGATTCTTTGGCCTAAAACACATTAGATTTATAAAAAAACGAGGTTCATTTTTTGAATCTCGTTTTTTTGTTGATTTATTTTTTTAATTTAGATACCGACTTAATGCACAGGAAAAATACAACTAGTGCCAGAAGCAGAAAAACCGCTAAATTTAGTTTAAGTCCCTGCAATGTCCCGACTGCAAGTGCTGCATCCCCTTTTTGCGTCATCGTTAACAGCGACGCCGCAAGTGCCGTGCCAATTGCTCCCGAATAACTTTGAGCAGTCATATAAATGGCATTGCCGTCATCCACAACCGATTCTGGCAATTGAGCCAAACTTAATGTCATGATATTGCTGTAACTTAGCCCCAGGCCAATCATAAACATGACATACATCACAGCCAGCAAGATAACACTGGGAGTTAATATATTTGCCAAGCCAAATGTCAAGACAATAATCCCCGTCCCAACGATTATTGGCAACCTGTGACTAACGCGATCATAAATGAGGCCAGCAACCGCAGACAGCACTGCATCCACAAATGCTGCCGGCAAAACTAGCAGCCCGGTTGCAGCTGTTGATTCCTTAAATGCCAGTTGTAAAACATTCGGTATTAAGTAAGACATCGCCAGTGACAACAATTGCAGTAAAAAGAATGCACTTAAAAAGGTCACAAAGGTAGGACGTTTAAATAATGACAAATCCAGCAATTTAACTGCTTTACTTTGTTCATATTTGATAAACAACATCAAACTAATTACCGCAATAATTAGCAGCAGTAATTGCCATAACCAATTTGTACCGCTTGAAGTTACACTGACCACCAACAATAGTGTAGCTGTCAGTAAGACCGCCAATAATGCCCCGCCTTGCAGATCAAACGGCAAATGCTCCGGCTTTTTAACTTGAGTAATGCTAACCTCGCCCAGCAGCCATGTCAAAATGATTACTGGCATAATTAACCAAAACAGCTGGTGCCACGACCAATATTTTAGGACAAGACCGCCGTAGACTGGCCCCACGGCTGGCGCAAAGGCAATCACCAAGCTGCCAATGCCCATAAAGGTGCCGACAGCTTTTTTCGGAGCTTGCTCTAAAATAATTGAGAACATTAACGGCAGACAAAGACCATCCGCAATTCCTTCTAGCAGGCGGCCAAATAAGATCATTGGAAAGCCTGCTGCTAGACCCGCACAGCCTGTCCCGATGAGAAAGCTAACAACCGCCACGCGAAAAATGTTGAGTGCGCGAAAGCGGCGGCGCAAAAAGGAACCAAATGGAATCAAAATTGTCGCTACTAGCATATAGCCCGTTGTTAGCCATTGGACCGTGCTGGCAGACAAGCTGAACTCACGCATCAGCATTGGAAAGGCAATATTCAGTGAAGTTTCAATTACAATTCCTAAAAAACTAAGTAATCCAATTGCCACAATTGAAGTAACAAGTTTTTGCCGTTGCACTATTTGCTTTGCTCCAATAACTCGTCAAAACGCTTGAAAAACAGCTCCTTATTTGCCTCAGTAACCAGAGTGATTTCACGGCCATTAGGATCGTCTTCCATCCGTCCTTGTGCAATGCCTGAAGTAATGACGCGTACCTTACGTTGCTCAACTTTAGAAACAACTTCAGGATACAGAGCGCTAATCGTGGTCAATACATCCCAGAAATAAAGCTGGGCAGTTTGTACCGGCGGATTAACTAACAAGCTGTAACCCTGACCAACTAAATCCATTGCTGGATACTTGCGTAAACTTGCCCAGTGCATCCGCAGTTCATCAGTCAGTGGTAATTCCTCGCTGCTTTCAAGCCCCACAATCTGCATTGGAATGTGTGATGCAAGCACCCGGCTGACAGCCTGCGGGTCCCAATAGGCATTCCACTCCTGCGTGCCATCGGCATTAACCATCACGACATTGCCGTGACCATCAAGTGAGCCACCCATCCAGTAAAGCTTGGCAATTTTACCTTCAATTGTTGGGTCCTCATCTAGTGCTCTTGCTAAGTCTGTCAATGGTCCCGTCATAACTAAGGTAATCGGTTCAACTGCACTTTTTAGCTTAGAAATCATGTCCAAATGAGCTGGTAATTTTGCTTGCTTAGTGATCATCTTGCCGGATTCATTTAAAATTGGTAAATAATTAAAGGAATACGACGCTGTGCGCCATTCTTGCGGAAACTGGTTAACTGCTCGCGAGTCTGACTTGGCGACTTCTAACTTGTCACCACGCAGATTAAAGCGGTCAGTCATCTTCCGGCAAACTTCAACGGCAGGATCAACATAACCGTCGGCGTCAATCGCACCAACACCTAATAGCTGAATATCCGGTGCCTGCAACAACAATAAATATGAGACTAAATCGTCAATGTTGCCATCGTGGTTAAAATAAATTTGTTTCATAGTTTCTCCTTATTTTGACTTAATATAATTCTGCCCATCAGCAGCGGGTGCAACTGATTTACCAAAGAATAGCACCAGCACAACAATCGTGATTACGTATGGCGCAATCTGCATGTAAACAGCAGGAATATGGTTGAAAAACGGCAACTGGTTACCAATAATACTAATACTCTGGGCAAAGCCAAAGAACAATGATGCCAGCATTGCCCCAATTGGATTCCACTTACCAAAGATAACTGCTGCCAAGGCCATAAATCCTTGCCCAACGATCGTGGAAATAGAAAAGTTCCCAGAAATTGCTTCCGCAAAAATGGCGCCGCCAATACCACCAAGAAAACCGGAAATCAGAACACCAGCATACCGCAAACCATAAACATTAATGCCTAAGGTATCAGCAGCCTGCGGATTTTCGCCACAAGAGCGCAGACGTAAGCCGAAGCGCGTCTTATAGAGCAGCCACCACAGAATAATAGTTACAATAATTGCCGCCCAAGCCGGTGCAGACGTGTTTTTAAAGAAAATAGGCCCAAGCACCGGAATATTAGCCAAGCCTGGAAACGAAAAGTAGCCGAAACTTTGGTTAATGTTTGCCGTCTGTCCTTTATCATAGATTGCCTTAATCAAGAAAACGCCGAGTGGCGGCGCCATTAGATTAAGCACCGTACCACTAATAATATGGTCAGCATGAAAGTTAATTGTCGCTACCGCATGGAGCAGTGAAAAAATCAGCCCAACAATTCCGCCAACTAACGCACCTAACCACGGCGTTAGTTTGCCAAAACTGTCAGCAAAGGTCAGGTTAAAAACAATTGACGAAAAGGCACCCATAGTCATAATTCCTTCAAGTCCAATGTTAGTCACGCCAGAGTTTTCACTATAAACGCCGCCCAATGCGGTAAAAATCAGTGGTGCCGAATAGACAAAAGTCGATGACACTAGTAAAGATAAAATCGCTACCAAACTCATTATTTTTGTCCCCCGTTATCTGCTACGTTCACTTGAGTTTCTTTCTTAACAGCAATTGCTTCAGGAGCCTGCTTATTTTTAAACAAGCGCCCAATCACATACTGAATAGCAATAAAGAAAATGATTGCCGCAATGACAATCGAGACGATTTCATAAGGAATACCAGCAATCGTCTGCATCCCCAAGCCACC
Coding sequences within it:
- the greA gene encoding transcription elongation factor GreA, whose amino-acid sequence is MVYYQKMTPEGYQKIKDEIADLKKDRPRRIKILQEARSLGDLSENTEYTEAKRDLGHLQSRLRYLDKQLKYAEIVEKTDNGKVDLGKKVTLKFAGDDETEEYRIVGRMEANLDEGKVAFDSPLGQAIMKQSVNTTVTVAAPAGEYQVTIMAIK
- a CDS encoding Hsp20/alpha crystallin family protein, whose amino-acid sequence is MAQDLTNRHNNLFDAMNDWFDLPQKFFDDNEMAKLMQADVAENDKNYVVKVDMPGMDKEKINLNYSNGILSVSGSRKSFKDLSKDDSIIHRERSEGHISRSFRLPNVVASEIHAKYDKGVLTITLPKQNAGSNDNSISID
- a CDS encoding C1 family peptidase, with the protein product MNHQLSFQELAKYSADFNKQPQNQVIARAAQKSGIFAASYNEQKASNDLNRVFSTELDVGQVTAQKHSGRCWEFAALNVLRHYFGKKYHTKDFTFSQSYNFFWDKIERANIFYNNIIKTADQDLDSRTVRKYLASAGQDGGHWQLAAALVQKYGVVPSYAMPESFNANNTDALKMALGKKMRKDALVLRQLKQAGKDTEAAEAQDHFLSEIYRMTAIAVGEPPKKFDLEYRDDNKKYHLDKDLTPQIFYQKYLGDLDLDDYVVLTNSPNHEYNKLYGYSADNNVAGLCEIKLLNVPMTYLADATIKQLKDDEAVWFGNDVLHELDRPQGYLDSQLYQMGSLFDVDLKMSKADRLRTGEANFSHAMTFVGVDEDQGEVRRWKVENSWGDQVGKNGYFVMSNDWFNDYVYEVAVHKKYLTPEQLALAEGPIAEDLPVWDPLG
- a CDS encoding C1 family peptidase — translated: MGHKLTVQELEKFADNFNENPKNQVVARAAQKSGVQMASYNERVQGELTRVFSTELDTENVTNQRQSGRCWEFATLNILRHNFGKKYHVKNFTFSQSYNFFWDKIERANIFYDNILATADEPLDSRTVKAYLNDAGEDGGQFHMAAALIKKYGVVPTYAMPESFNTNNTNAFAKALGDKMRKDALVLRDLKQAGKDEEIEEKRQEFLSEVYQMTAIAVGEPPKKFDLEYRDDNKKYHLDKDLTPLEFLHKYMGDVDFDDYVVLTNAPDHEYGKLYGLPFEDNVEGSYRIKFLNVPMEYLEQASVAQLKDGEAVWFGNDVGEQSDRKQGYLDTNLYQLDDLFGIDSKMSKADQLRTGAAASTHAMTLVGVDEDNGHIRQWKVENSWGEKNGDKGFFVMTNDWFKQYTYEVVVHKKYLTPEQVALAEGPITDLPVWDSLA
- a CDS encoding MFS transporter, translated to MQRQKLVTSIVAIGLLSFLGIVIETSLNIAFPMLMREFSLSASTVQWLTTGYMLVATILIPFGSFLRRRFRALNIFRVAVVSFLIGTGCAGLAAGFPMILFGRLLEGIADGLCLPLMFSIILEQAPKKAVGTFMGIGSLVIAFAPAVGPVYGGLVLKYWSWHQLFWLIMPVIILTWLLGEVSITQVKKPEHLPFDLQGGALLAVLLTATLLLVVSVTSSGTNWLWQLLLLIIAVISLMLFIKYEQSKAVKLLDLSLFKRPTFVTFLSAFFLLQLLSLAMSYLIPNVLQLAFKESTAATGLLVLPAAFVDAVLSAVAGLIYDRVSHRLPIIVGTGIIVLTFGLANILTPSVILLAVMYVMFMIGLGLSYSNIMTLSLAQLPESVVDDGNAIYMTAQSYSGAIGTALAASLLTMTQKGDAALAVGTLQGLKLNLAVFLLLALVVFFLCIKSVSKLKK
- a CDS encoding nucleoside hydrolase translates to MKQIYFNHDGNIDDLVSYLLLLQAPDIQLLGVGAIDADGYVDPAVEVCRKMTDRFNLRGDKLEVAKSDSRAVNQFPQEWRTASYSFNYLPILNESGKMITKQAKLPAHLDMISKLKSAVEPITLVMTGPLTDLARALDEDPTIEGKIAKLYWMGGSLDGHGNVVMVNADGTQEWNAYWDPQAVSRVLASHIPMQIVGLESSEELPLTDELRMHWASLRKYPAMDLVGQGYSLLVNPPVQTAQLYFWDVLTTISALYPEVVSKVEQRKVRVITSGIAQGRMEDDPNGREITLVTEANKELFFKRFDELLEQSK
- a CDS encoding ABC transporter permease yields the protein MSLVAILSLLVSSTFVYSAPLIFTALGGVYSENSGVTNIGLEGIMTMGAFSSIVFNLTFADSFGKLTPWLGALVGGIVGLIFSLLHAVATINFHADHIISGTVLNLMAPPLGVFLIKAIYDKGQTANINQSFGYFSFPGLANIPVLGPIFFKNTSAPAWAAIIVTIILWWLLYKTRFGLRLRSCGENPQAADTLGINVYGLRYAGVLISGFLGGIGGAIFAEAISGNFSISTIVGQGFMALAAVIFGKWNPIGAMLASLFFGFAQSISIIGNQLPFFNHIPAVYMQIAPYVITIVVLVLFFGKSVAPAADGQNYIKSK